CGCTCTAGGCGACCTCAGATTTGGCGACAAGCGAGATATTCTCGTTCAACTTGTCATTATGCCAGACAGCACGTCCCAAGAGCAACTCCCACAAGACCCGTGGGATAACATCGTGTCCGGATTGGAGGCGCTCGGTGGTTCGGTAGAGAACGATGCAGAGCGAACACTATCCGTTGAAGAGGTACCGTTGGTTCAGGCGGACTTGAGCTGGGGTGATATTCTCCGTGAGGGTACTCTTCAACACATGCCACGGCCATCCCTTCTAGCAATCACTATGCTGCCTCCAAGCTCCAGCCAGAAGAAGGCTTGGCATAACTCCCCACCGATTCCACCACATCCTAGCATTGTCCAGCGCCGTATGGAGCTGCTGACGTCGGACATGCTTACGCGGGCACTGACCTTGGTAAGCCGTGGCCAGCACGACCGCGCCCATACCTTGTTGAGCGAAACGAGATCTATTCTCAAGGGTTTGGGTAAAGGCGGACTGCCTCCAGTGCCCTCTCCACCGAATAAACCTAGTCCGACAACAACACATCCAGGCAACGAGTCGTCGCCCAATCCAGCTGGAACCCCTGACCGGAAGCGCAGCCCATCTCCTCCTACCTCCGCCACCTCTTCTGGCGGAAATGGCTATCCGGCAACTCAGATCGCCCGAAGTCGCTCTAACGATGGTCTTGGACTTGGCAGTGGTATAGATCCAGGCACGGTGGCTGCTTTGGATATTGAATTGGAGAGCAGTTTGGAGTGGATCAACCACCCAGCCGTCTTTGGACGGGACAGCCGCAAGGCTGTTCTGCAGGCTATTGGAGTTATCAGCTCGCAGCGTGCGTTCACTTTTCGAACGCCGATTGAGACCCTCTGGTCTGGCCGCGTGAGTGGTATCCGGCGCCTTGCTGATAAGAGCAGGGAGTGGCGAGAGGAAGGCGGAGGCGAAGGTGGCATCATGGAGGAGGCATAGCTGCCGGTATCTACATTCCCGGCGGTGTGCTCTCAGACGTCAATTGCTACCCTTTCCCTTGTTTGCCCTTCGTCAATTCCACTTTGTAATGTTTAacatggcaatggtggcCGCTCTCTGGTTGGAGGTAGCTGGTCCCATCACACCGTTTCGTTATTTTCATTTCTTACGCCTTGACGTTTTATGACAGTCCACAACTTCACAATCTTTGAAACCGGTGTGCTTTATAGCACCCACAGGCCGAACTCGAATACAGATGTCTCATAACACATCTACCCGACCAGGTCAAATATACCATTCTCTACGTCAACATCATGTCGCATGCCGCACAAAAAAGCTACATCTATTTCAACCCTTTCTACTATACCCCTCGCGCCCCCAGAAATTTGTAGCGGCGTGCTGTCTTGGCTATcttgttttcctttttgaGGTTTTATTCTTTTGAATATATTACACTACGACAACCTTGCTTCTTAGGACTCGCACAGACCATAGGATTCCTTAGCAATCGGCTCTGAGCTTCTCTAATATGGCCAATGTTTTGCCCCTTTCACAGCAAATAACAGCTCCTGGTCGTGTTTATAGGTTATTATGGCTGGTTCTAACTCACCTGTCGTTTTGTTCGATGATCTCTTTCACCTTCGATAATGTAATACGAGGGATGCTAGGGGACATTTTGGCAGGGAGATAGCAAGATACAGAGCTTGAAgaatacacacacacacacacatacatatatatatatatatatatatccagGTATATATAGGCCCTCATATATCATGATATGACGGCGGTGATGCTTTTAGCAAACCTATTGGGAAAATCTAGATAGATGTGTGATGCTGATCTATTATAATCTACGAGTTTCAACCGATATCGCATCTTTTTGGTGGACGCAATAGAATGCAGAGTGGCAATGATTTGATTGGACAATCCCACTGTCTCCTTGTCTATTCATCCATGTTTTCCCTCAAACGATTTTGTTGCGCCATACATATTTCCATTCCCAGATGAGAGAGGGTAGATATCTAAGGTAGATATCTAAGCGACTGCCGCATTTTGTCTCTGGGGACGAACCAACCAGAAACTCCTTCACCTTCTGTAACTTGGAATTGAATTTTTGTTTTACTTTACCTAGCCCATCGCCCAATTTAGTCCTCATCCCAGTTCTGTCATGATACGTGTTAGTAAATTTTTGTAGGAGATATGAAGAGGGCTAGAAACTCACAGGGTTGGGGCCAGGGGGTTTGGGGCCACCAGCCTGTCTTGCGACAATGATCTGGTCGACGGATAAGACGGTGCGGGCGGCTTCGGTGGCGAGCTTGATAGCCCAGGATTTTGAGGTGAGAAGATCGAGTATTCCTTCCGAGTTTGCATCCAGGGTGCCGGTGTTGTCGTTGTTCTAGGGTTGAGAGTGGGTGTAAGACAGCTGCAAGACGTTGAGCTTGTTTGCAATGATTTGAAACTTACCTCTACGTCAACGCCGGTATCGCCATCTTCATTCTTGTGGTGAGCAGCATATAATTTACTCAGAACCTCAGTGGCATCGAGGCCACAGCTTTCTGCCAAGGTGCGAGGAATGACCTCGAATGCTTCACCGTACTTTTTGATGGCATACTGGCTTAGTCCTGGGGTCTTTTCGCCTTGGGCTTGTATTCTGGCGCTTAGTTGAATTTCTGTAGCTCCGGCACCAGGCACGAGGCGAGGATCACGGgtgatggccttgacaaCGTTGACACCGTCATCGACGGCGCGCTCTACGTCGTCAAGGTGATTCTGGGTGGCGCCACGAAGGACAAGGGTGGCAGTTCTGGTGacttcgtcttcttgtctgAAGACGGTGACGCGGTCACCACCAATCTCGAGGGTCTCAACAacgtcaatgttgcccaTTTCATCAGGCATAGGGGCACCTAGTCGGGCGAGAGGGGTGGCACCGACAACCCGGCATACCCGGCGTAGCTCGAATTTGCTGAGGATTCTGATGCAGAGGATACCGAAACGATTAAGGTAGTGCATGGCTAAATCGCCAACCTTGTCGCCGCAAACAACAACACGGAGGCCAGAGTCATGCAGTTCCTTGATGGCGGTCTCGAGCTTGGCCTCCTCGCCTTTGCTAAAGTCCATCATTTCCTTGGCATTGTGCAGCAGTACAGTGCCCTTGGTCTCGGTCTGGCTGGTATCGATGGGGCAGGTGAAGACGGCAACCTTGGCACGACGGGCCTTCTTGACAGAACCATCGGGTTCCTTGGGGAACACCATACCCTTGACGACTCGGCTCTGCTCCAGGCTACCACCCATGATCTTGACGACGCGGATATTGTCGACGTTGAAGTTGGTAGGGTTTTTCGGCAGAACGGCCAAGACGGCTTCGGCGACGAGATCAGCCAGGAAGTCCTCGTTGCCGTTCTGCTTGCTGGCGATGACGGTTCGAATAGCCTTGCTCAGCTCCTCCTGATCACGGATGTCTTCGACCTTGTCGACGGCAAGCTTCTCGAGCGTCTCGAGGGCAAAGTTCTGTGCCTTTTCGTAGCCCATGACGACGTCTGAGGTTTTGAGGCCCATTCGCAGAAGGTCCTCGGCTTTGCGAAGCAGCTCACCGGCCAAGATAATGACCAGGTTGGTGGCGTCGCCCATCTCGGCTTCCTGCTGCTGACTGGCCATGACGAGGAGTTTGGCGGCGGGGTGGACGACATCGAGCTCCCGGAGAATGGTAGCGGCGTCGGAGGTCAAGATCATCTTCTGAAGGTGGTTGATGACAACCTTGTTGCGGCCGTAGGGGCCAAGAGAGGTCTGGACAGTGGAGGCAATGGCACGGCAGGCGTCGATGTTTCGCAAGACGGCGCCATCTTCGGAATCATAGCTGGTGATGGCCCCCGCATGTTAGCAAAACTTGATGCGGCGGGGTGTTGATGAGAGCGAGGGCATTGGGCGCAGCAACTCACTTGTTGTAGCCTTGCTTGAAGAGGCCCGCGTTGGGGGCATTTGGGATGTTGAGAGACATGGTGGCAAGGCGGTGAGATGTGAGACGTAAGACTAGCAGAGGCTCACCACACTCGGGCTTGCGACGAGtagaggcggcggcggtggtgatggaggCGGCAGATTTGTCGTGGTTCTTGTGCTTTCCACTCGAAAGCTCCCCCGTGGAAATGGCCCCGCCAGAAAATCTGTGGTGGTCGAGTGTGGTGCTTGcagccttggtggtggtggtggtgggtggTTCCTTCCTGCGTTGGTGCTGCATCTGTGGCCCTGGAGGGTCTTTAGTTAATCCGCCTccaccacatgtgcagtcagTCAGTCGCTCATGGAGTCGCCCATGGCGTCCGAATACCGGCATGTCCCGAGCACCCATGTCACCCATGTCACGTCTGGTCCAACTGGAAGGtacaccagcaccagcaatGCAGGCATAAACCATTGAACACCACGTCGGCGCTGGGCTTGCGCACATGGGACGTGGGAAAGACCAAGTCGACCAGTTTGACTCCAATGCACCTGTTTGTGCCCTTCTGACGCGCCAATCGTCTCGTCGCATCACAGCCTTGCGTGGCCTCGCTCGCACGCAACCTCAATCGtcatctccatctcatctccatctcatcctcgtcctcatcctcatcctcatcctcatcgtcctGCCTCCTCGTATCCGTCCTCGTCTACTTCCTCACTGCCCACCCACTCGTCCTGCGGCGGCGTCCTTGAAAGCATCTCAGCTCAGCTCTAGCCTCTCCACTGCCTCGTGCCGGTGCTTCTCGACGCCATCACCTCCCGCGCcccctttctctctctctctctctgcccACGCAATTGATTCGGCTTTCCTTGTAAACAATTGGATTCATTTTTTGCTGCTTGGTCATTGCTACcgcttgctttgcttttgcATCGCCATCCGTTCGGCCCTCCACCCTCCGATTGTCCGCCTCCCTCGCCCATCATCCATCGCATTAGGACCCGCCCTCGTCGCTCAAACCCAGCGCCTTtcgtattattattactgttgttgctgccgctATGGCGCCGCCATCCAGTGAGTGTTACTGCTCTGCTCCCGTGCCTGCTCGACTGATTCGTCCTTCTCGTCTCTTTCAGGCGAATCAATGGAACATGGGCCATTTCCCATTTCCCATTTTCCATTTTCTGCCCACGGTTGCCGCACACCTCCATCATAGTCCCTCCCGTGTCGCGCTAGTCTGCGCAACACCTTGAGCCTCTTGCTTCTCGACATCCAGCATCCACTTTCCGTTTCTTCCCTTTGGCGCATCGTCAGCTTTCATCAAAACACGCCGCTGTGCCATCGTCACGACAACAGCCGTCATGCCTCCCAAGAGAAAGCTTGCTGACATTGAGCCCGAACCAACAGCCGTTCCTCCCTCGCTGCCTCCCTCCGTCGAAGAGGCTTACCGCCGCAAATGCGTCCAGCTGAAGAATCGGACAAACGAGGTCGAGGATGCCAACGACGCTGCTAGACTACGTCTCGCACGCATAAAACGCCAAGTCGAGAAGTTGAGGATAGAACGGGCCTTTTTGCTTGAACAGCTGGCCAAGCGCACCAGCACCAACGTTGAAGACTCTGAGGGTAGCCCGAGCCCACCACCAACTGTGAGCCTGCCCCGTCTTGACATTTATGTTTGTATAATCTTTTCGGATGTCTTTGCCAAATTTGATGAGCCTCACAACTCTCAATGCCACTCTGGCTGCGTATCGTCTCCCATTCATTTCACATGCTGACGAGCGAGCCCATCAGCCCAAGGACAAGCCGCTGCGCATCAAGCGTGGCCACCGAAAATCTGCcctcctcgacctcgactcCAAAGCCACCCCCAACAGCTCCTTCAAAGGACCCGCATCACCCTCAGAATCCCAGGCCAAGCGAGGCAGCGCCGACCCCGACGACACCCCTACCAATGGCATCAGCAAGCCATCCAAGCTCCCCAAGAACGCTTTCGAGCTCTACTGTGAGGACGCCCGGCCTATCCTTGAAGCTAAGAGCaaagatggcgatggagatggcgatggcgatggcgatggcgacgctGATGCCGATCTAAACGTTGACGAGGAACTCACCCGCGCGTGGGAAGACCTTcccgacgccgacaaggaaGAGTACGAGACTAAGTTTGAAGAGCTCTCCAAGAAGGcggacgagaaggacgacgaggacgaggacaaagACGGGACTGAAGATACGCccgagaaggaagaaaaggccgGGGACGCTGATAAGCCCGAAACTCAAGACGAAGATGTCGAAATGACCAATTATGACACAGAGGATCAGGATCAGGATCAAGATGCAGATCAGGATGGGGAGACACGGATGGAGAAGGATGGGGATGATTAAACTGCTAGAcatggagaggaggagatggGGGCATTTGGACAAAAAAGTCAGTGCGGGGAGTTTTTCGGTCTCTTCATTTTGTATGGTTAAACATACAAGGGGCGTTTGTTTTTGCTTGTATGAAATGTCGACGGGTTAATATGGTCAACAAGATATACATAGATATTTAAAATAGCTTTGTGCCATGGGTTTGTATTGATCCCATCCGTTTACTCAGATGTAAAAGCAGCAGGGTATTCCGTGTGCCTTGCAAGTAATAAATGCGTGTTTCCTACCTATGCCCAAATGTTTTGGAAACTCCATTCCACCACTGGTATTGTAACATGAAGAACGGAgaataaaaagaagagaataaACATGAAATATACATCTCTCTCCCAGCGGTCGTAGACTTGTCTAACATGGTCCTAGCAGATGAAGTAGACAATGGCATGGAACAGCGGCATGCTGCCTAATTTCCCGAATATCCAAGGCACTAGAATACAGCATATACCAAAAGAAATTACATGTCGCCTGCCCACACATCGACAGCAATATTGATACATGCGACAAAGATTTCCATGGCAATCAGTATAATAACTGGCGATATATTAGCACATTTCGAACaagttgaaaaaaaaaacaccagggagaagaaaagggGACAAGCAACTTACCAATCCACTCGAGCTTCTCGCCGTGACCATGACTCAACTGGTCCTTGAGCACGGCCAACAGGTCGGCAATAACGTCGAGTCTCTCATTCAACAGGCCCACGCGCTGATCCATTTCCAGATAGCTCCTCACTGCTTGGTACACAGGTTCGAGCTGAGGCTCTACCCAGAAGAGTTCGGGGGTGTCAAGGACGGAGCCATTGAGGTGGATTGCGATGCggaggatgaagaggtcGCCTATTTGCATGTTGATTTGTTTCCGGGAGAGATTAATTTTGCCGGTGAGGGCGATGTGGGCGGGTATGTCTTTGCAGGTGTCGACGGTGGTAGCTATTAGTTCTTCGTACAGGGACGTCTGAATTACTGCAGTTAGCATCGAGCTGTGTGGTTGCGGTGGGTGTTGGATGATGGACAGAGGACATGGGGTAGTCAGCAGTACCTTGACGCTTTGTGCGAGTGCGTGAGATATAGCCAGCTTGATCATGTAGTTGTTCCTGTCTCTTAATGTGATGAAATCGTTGTATATGCGAGCCTGGTACTCGCGGGTATAGTAAAAGTTGAAGAGCTCAGTCTCTATGTCGTCTGGCGCCAGCTTTTCTAGCTCGAATTTGGCCAGCTCTTTGAGGAACTTGGCCTCTTGTGATGCCGTCATGCCCCATATGACCACGACCCCGTAGTCAAACAGAAATACTTCAGGGGTGTGAACTTGGGTATCAAAATCCAAGATGTCGTCTGCCGCGGGCGCTTCTTCTGTGACGGCTGGTCCCAGCAGGCTTTCATTGCCTAAATGACTGGGATCGGGAATATTGTTGGCAGAGGACTCGTCAGCGTAGCCGGAGTCATGGTTTTGCAAACCAAGAGTTTGATGGCGCTGGACCTCGTCTTCCATGATCTCGCTGCCGGTTGAGTGGCGCCGCAGGTAGCTCCGGACTGGGTCCTGGTGAATTCTGGTGGGTTTGGTGTAGGAGTAGGGAGTATAGATGCATTCGTCGATGATTTTGGGGTTGGCACCACGCGCTTTGCCCCGACCCTTGAGGAAGCGCATTAATGAGTCCATCTGGTACTTGTCGGCGGTACAATAGGCCGTGACCCGGGGTAATCGATCGCGGTCGCTTTTGCCGAGTCTCGCAGCGTCTCTCCTCGCAGTGGGATCCTTAATTCTCGTGTACTGAGAGTAAACATCTCGGCCGctctcttcatcttcaccatCTTCAATGTCGGGGTTTGGTAAGAGCTTCAGCTTCTCCGTCTTCTTGGTACTTCGCTGCGGCCCAATCTTGGAGCCGAGGTATGGTTGAgcagtggtggtggtggtgggtATGGTGACGCTGCCGTGACTATTGCGCCTTTTGAGCTTGTTGTTCAATGCGGTGAGGACGGGCGGGCTGACACGAGGTGGCCCGGGAGGAAGGTTGCTGCTGGCGGATGCAGCGCTGCTCCGAGAGGAATAGGACTCGGGTTCGAAGGTCTTGGTAACGGGGTCGGGGCAAAAGGTGACGGTTCGAGCGTTTCGGGGCCGGGGATCGGAAGTAGGAGGCGTGGTAGGAATCAGGGGTGTGTTTTCGCTGATGACTTGGGGCTCCATGATGACGGGCCAGGATGATCAAAGGTTGGCTGGGTAGGGGCCCTTTTGAATCGGAGTTTATTGAGCAGCAAGCAGGTTGCTGTGATGGCGGATGCAGGAGCTCGGCTCGGGTGGTGCGGCCGACGGCAAAGGTTATTGCTGGATGAGATGGAGCGTCATAGTAAAGGGAGGAGCAAAACCATGCAATTGCATTCGGATGCTGTGAGTTGAGGCAAACAGGGACCAAGGCAGAGAGGCACagggcggcggtggtggttgatggAAGATGGCGTCTGCAGCAAGTCGTCATGAGATTTTTCGAATGGagtttgtactccgtagactgTCAATAATGAATGAATGACGGCGGCAGCTTGCGAGGTCTGTTCCCAATTCGGCCAAGAGTGGACAGCGGCGGGAGGCCCGTGCATGTACATGGTACTAcgtactgtatgtacatgcttGTATGTGGCAGCAGACAGTCAAGTGAAGATgatacttacttaagtacattAAGCTAGGTGCCTACCTTAAGTAGGTAgatacttacttaagtaagaGGTATGTACGTTAAAGTCGCGGAGTGATGGTGACACACCGAGGCTTTGGCCGTCTAAACTTTGGCAAGGAAGCGCTGCGGTTGTTCGCCCTGGCTgaaaggcaacattgaaacaagACGGACTTGGTTAATTAGAGCGCAGTGGCTCGCGGCATTCGTAGACGGTCTTGAGGCTACGGCAAGGGCTATGAGTTCAAGGTTCCAAGGTACATGGCGAGGTACTCGGCTTGACAGGCGCGTGAGGGCATCAaggtaccagttgacctcagCATTTGCTTGTGGCttaggtaagtacctaggtaagtatgGAGTCTAAGCATACCAGGTGCCGATATGGTATTGACGCCTTTGCCTCGTCAAGAGGTATACACGAATGCACATAACCATCGTGTACTGAGTCAACTGgcatacatacttaagtactatATCAATTGACATCTGCCAATATTGAGCCCGTGCCCACAGCTGGGCGCCCTATGCACGTCCtccgccctcgacgccacGACATGTGCGGCGGCAAAACACGAACAATGAACCAAGGTGTAAATTTTTAGGAGGCTTATTTCTTAAGCAGTGCATTCAAAAAGAGCATCTCCGGAGATATTCCCAAGGGTCCAAAGTTTCTTGCCCTGCAGAGACGGGGACGGCGGCCGCGGGGTCCCGCTCGGTGGGCCAAGCAACATGCAGTTCCTGGCcagttacggagtacaggcaCCTGCGCTCCAGTCTGCACAGGACCCCAGACTCGACGCACCTGCATCAATGCTTCCAGtccacatgcaccagaccCACCAGACCATCTGCAGGCCAGGTTCAGGGTAAGTCGGTTTGAATCAATCTCACCAGCACGCCAGTTGCAAATCAATCATTACTTCCAAAGTTACCACTTGGACTAATTGACAGCTCCTTGATTCCTCATGCATGAGCCAGGTTCGGTCTGATCCAAGCCCCGACTGTATGCTTGAATTCCGCAATGCTGCATCCAGGCCTGCAAACGCCGCGGAAATGCAACTCATCCGTCAACTCACCCGACAAGCTTGGCGCCATTCTTTGAAATGTCCAAGCCTTGAATGGCCCGATCTGCTCCATCGTGTGTGGTTGAAGGCTCTATTTTGATACACCACAAGCCAAGCATGCATTATGCATTGTGCTTTGAGCCTCCGCAACCTGTCGACGTGCCTGATGCGCATCATCACGATTTACCATTACCAGCTGACCATCTGACCTAGTGCTCGCCAAGCGCCAGTCGGACGGGACGCTGTTCAGCCTCCCGTGTCTCGTCATCCGGAGGGCGCATCTCCAAATGTACTCTCTCATCTTTCATCCGCGAACCAGCAGCCGTCTATAAAGTCCACCCTCCTCTGGACCTGGACCTCCCTCgctctcttcttgcctccctctctcttcttgcctccctctctcttcttgcctCCCTCTCTCATCAACCATCATACAACCCACCGtcacctcacctcacctcacTACAAACCATGTATCTACGAACCGTCCACGCCGAATCACGCATCCCGGCCCTCAGAGACCTCATCCGCTCATACCCCCTCGGCGTCctcaccaccgccatcccATCCTCCACCGAACCCTTCATTCAGGCAACTCACATCCCCTGGCTTCTCGACGTCCAAGATGAGTCTAGCGAAACCGAGCTTGGTGTCCTCCGCGGCCACTTGGCCCGTCAGAACCCCCATAGCAAGGTCATGATTGAGTccgtctcctcctcctccaacaacaacaacaacaacgccaccaacaccaacgtCCTGGAGCAAGATGTCCTGGTCCTCTTCACCGCCACCCCGTCACACTACGTCACGCCTCAGTTCTATACCGAGACGAAGCCATCGACTGGCAAAGTAGTCCCCACGTGGAACTACGCCGCCGTCCAAGCATACGGCAAGGCCAGGATCTACTACGACTCCAAGTCAGATGAGACGTCGCACTTTCTTACGCGCCAAATCACCGACTTGACCAACCACACCGAGATTTCCATCATGGATTATACCGGCCAGAACGGCCGCCCTGATCAGTGGAATGTGACGGACGCGCCGGACCGCTACATCGAGCTGCTCAAGAAGAacatcatcggcatcgagATCTCCATTGACAAGCTCCAGGGCAAGTTTAAGATGAGCCAGGAGATGAGCAAGGGTGATCGGGACGGTGTTGTCCAGGGATTTGCGACACTTGAGTCGGATGTTGCGAGGGCCGTTTCCGAGGTTGTCCAGGAGAGGAGCGAGATGAGGGAGGCTGCGAAGCGATGATTGCTTGGGACTCAAGAGCAGATGAGAGCAGGCCAGAGTTTTTTCGCTTGCCGTTGGGCAATTCCCGGCTACCGACAGGCGTTGACAGTAAAACACAAGGTGCAGAAAACGGCAATACGGTATTCTGTTGAGCGGTTCCGACCTGGACTGCTTTGGGGAGTTGGAAATGAAGATGGAATACACGAATATATGACTATGATTTACACCAGATGTAGAAAGAAAGCCAATTGACACTTttgtcagcagcagcagcagcagcagcagcagcagcggcataGTGATGACCTCTCAAGAACCTGAAAATAAGGATCCAACCGAGCTGGTCACCAACTTCCTGTGCATCCACAGCATCTTCCCGAGAGTAATCCCAAGTCCCGATACTGAAGCAACCACAACGGCTCCAGCAGCCATCAGATCCCAGTTTCTAGCCTTGTACATGGGCATTCTCATATCCGCCGTCTGCAAATGCATGGGCCGCAGCTCCCTGTCTCCT
The DNA window shown above is from Metarhizium brunneum chromosome 1, complete sequence and carries:
- the sif2 gene encoding Sad1-interacting factor 2 is translated as MEPQVISENTPLIPTTPPTSDPRPRNARTVTFCPDPVTKTFEPESYSSRSSAASASSNLPPGPPRVSPPVLTALNNKLKRRNSHGSVTIPTTTTTAQPYLGSKIGPQRSTKKTEKLKLLPNPDIEDGEDEESGRDVYSQYTRIKDPTARRDAARLGKSDRDRLPRVTAYCTADKYQMDSLMRFLKGRGKARGANPKIIDECIYTPYSYTKPTRIHQDPVRSYLRRHSTGSEIMEDEVQRHQTLGLQNHDSGYADESSANNIPDPSHLGNESLLGPAVTEEAPAADDILDFDTQVHTPEVFLFDYGVVVIWGMTASQEAKFLKELAKFELEKLAPDDIETELFNFYYTREYQARIYNDFITLRDRNNYMIKLAISHALAQSVKTSLYEELIATTVDTCKDIPAHIALTGKINLSRKQINMQIGDLFILRIAIHLNGSVLDTPELFWVEPQLEPVYQAVRSYLEMDQRVGLLNERLDVIADLLAVLKDQLSHGHGEKLEWIVIILIAMEIFVACINIAVDVWAGDM